The Streptomyces sp. NBC_01775 genome includes a region encoding these proteins:
- a CDS encoding SDR family oxidoreductase: protein MSVVVVTGGTRGVGAGVARAFLRDGAEVVVCGRNAPERPLAAAGREARYLPLDVRDPAAAEEFVHRVARDHGGLDVLVNNAGGTPYRPLAEGEPHRHARVIELNLLAPLHLSRAVHPVMRQQPGGGVILMIGSMSGTRPSPGTAAYGAAKAGLASLAGSMAAEWAGDGIRVNTLVLGMVGTERLRDHFGGGEGLGPALDRTVPLGRLAEPEEVGEACVFLASPRARYITGASLAVHGGGERLALHETTARESEGESERDSEVQSEGEARA, encoded by the coding sequence ATGAGCGTGGTGGTCGTCACCGGCGGGACCCGGGGCGTCGGCGCGGGGGTCGCACGGGCGTTCCTGCGGGACGGGGCCGAGGTCGTCGTGTGCGGACGCAACGCGCCGGAGCGCCCCCTCGCGGCGGCGGGGCGGGAGGCCCGCTATCTGCCGCTCGACGTCCGCGACCCGGCCGCCGCCGAGGAGTTCGTCCACCGCGTCGCGCGCGACCACGGCGGCCTCGACGTCCTGGTCAACAACGCGGGCGGCACGCCGTACCGCCCGCTGGCCGAAGGGGAGCCGCACCGGCACGCGCGGGTCATCGAGCTGAACCTCCTCGCGCCGCTGCACCTCTCCCGCGCCGTCCATCCCGTCATGCGGCAACAGCCGGGCGGCGGCGTGATCCTGATGATCGGCAGCATGAGCGGCACCCGCCCCTCGCCGGGTACGGCGGCGTACGGCGCGGCCAAGGCGGGGCTCGCGTCGCTCGCGGGTTCGATGGCGGCGGAGTGGGCGGGGGACGGGATCCGGGTCAACACCCTGGTGCTCGGGATGGTCGGGACGGAGCGGTTGCGGGACCACTTCGGAGGCGGGGAGGGCTTGGGCCCCGCCCTTGACCGCACCGTCCCCCTGGGGCGGCTGGCCGAGCCGGAGGAGGTGGGCGAGGCGTGCGTCTTCCTCGCCTCGCCGCGCGCCCGCTACATCACGGGCGCCTCCCTCGCGGTCCACGGCGGCGGCGAACGGCTTGCCCTGCACGAGACGACGGCACGAGAGAGCGAAGGCGAGAGCGAACGAGACAGCGAGGTCCAGAGCGAAGGCGAGGCGAGAGCGTGA
- a CDS encoding enoyl-CoA hydratase family protein: MTVSTSTPRDGVAVVTVDFPPVNALPVRGWYDLAAALTAAGRDPGTRVVVLTGAGRGFNAGVDIKEMRRTEGHEALIGANRGCFAAFAAVYECEVPVIAAVHGHCLGGGIGLIGNADALVATEDATFGLPELDRGALGAATHLARLLPAHLMRPLYYTGRTLTARELHRHGAVWEIAPDRAALRECALELAGQIAAKDGYLLRLAKEAINGIDPVDVRRSYRFEQGFTFEANLSGVAARHRAAFAGGEGK; encoded by the coding sequence ATGACTGTCTCCACCTCCACCCCACGCGACGGCGTCGCCGTGGTGACCGTCGACTTCCCACCGGTCAACGCCCTCCCGGTGCGCGGCTGGTACGACCTGGCGGCAGCCCTCACGGCGGCGGGCCGCGACCCAGGCACCCGTGTGGTCGTCCTCACCGGCGCGGGCAGGGGCTTCAACGCGGGCGTCGACATCAAGGAGATGCGGCGCACCGAGGGCCACGAGGCACTCATCGGTGCCAACCGCGGCTGCTTCGCGGCGTTCGCCGCCGTCTACGAGTGCGAGGTCCCGGTGATCGCCGCCGTGCACGGCCACTGCCTCGGCGGCGGCATCGGCCTCATCGGCAACGCCGACGCGCTGGTGGCCACCGAGGACGCCACGTTCGGCCTGCCCGAGCTGGACCGGGGCGCGCTCGGAGCCGCCACCCACCTCGCGCGGCTGCTGCCCGCCCATCTGATGCGTCCGCTCTACTACACCGGCCGCACCCTCACCGCGCGCGAACTGCACCGGCACGGCGCGGTCTGGGAGATCGCCCCGGACCGGGCCGCGCTGCGGGAGTGCGCCCTGGAGCTGGCGGGGCAGATCGCGGCGAAGGACGGCTATCTGCTGCGGCTGGCCAAGGAGGCGATCAACGGGATCGACCCGGTCGATGTGCGCCGCAGCTACCGCTTCGAGCAGGGCTTCACCTTCGAGGCGAACCTCTCCGGCGTCGCGGCCCGGCACCGCGCCGCCTTCGCCGGCGGGGAGGGGAAGTGA
- a CDS encoding acetyl-CoA C-acetyltransferase translates to MARGEAYIVGAVRSPVGKRGGALAGAHPADLGAHALRALMERTEVDPEAVEDVILGCVDAVGPQAGDIARTAWLAAGLPESVPGVTVDRQCGSSQQAVHFAAQAVMSGTADLVVAGGVQNMSQIPIAYATRQAGEALGLTGGPYQGSSGWRARYGDAPVDQFHGAELIAEQWGIGREEMERWALRSHERALRATDEGRFAREIAPWGEQAVDEGPRRATGLAKMAALNPLVEGGRLTAAVSSQISDASSALLLASEEAVAAHGLTPRARVHHLSARGEDPIRMLTAPIPATAYALKKAGMTLEDIDLVEINEAFASVVLAWLADTGCDPDKVNVNGGAIALGHPLGATGARLMTSLLHELERTGGRYGLQTMCEGGGQANVTIVERL, encoded by the coding sequence ATGGCACGCGGCGAGGCGTACATAGTCGGAGCGGTCCGGTCTCCGGTGGGCAAGCGCGGCGGAGCGCTCGCGGGCGCGCACCCCGCCGACCTCGGCGCGCACGCGCTGCGCGCGCTGATGGAGCGCACGGAGGTGGACCCGGAAGCGGTCGAGGACGTGATCCTCGGCTGTGTGGACGCGGTCGGCCCGCAGGCCGGCGACATCGCGCGCACCGCGTGGCTGGCGGCCGGGCTCCCCGAGTCGGTGCCCGGCGTCACCGTCGACCGGCAGTGCGGCTCCTCGCAGCAGGCGGTGCACTTCGCGGCGCAGGCGGTGATGTCCGGCACGGCCGACCTGGTGGTCGCGGGCGGCGTGCAGAACATGTCGCAGATCCCCATCGCGTACGCCACCCGTCAGGCGGGCGAGGCGCTGGGCCTGACCGGGGGCCCGTACCAGGGCTCGTCCGGGTGGCGGGCCCGCTACGGTGACGCGCCGGTCGACCAGTTCCACGGCGCCGAGCTGATCGCCGAGCAGTGGGGCATCGGCCGCGAGGAGATGGAGCGCTGGGCGCTGCGCTCGCACGAGCGCGCCCTGCGGGCCACCGACGAGGGCCGCTTCGCACGCGAGATCGCGCCGTGGGGCGAGCAGGCCGTGGACGAGGGCCCTCGGCGCGCGACCGGCCTGGCGAAGATGGCCGCCCTCAACCCGCTGGTGGAGGGCGGCAGGCTGACGGCGGCGGTCTCCTCGCAGATCTCCGACGCGTCCTCGGCGCTGCTGCTGGCCTCCGAGGAGGCGGTCGCCGCCCACGGCCTGACCCCGCGCGCCCGCGTGCACCACCTGTCGGCGCGCGGCGAGGACCCGATCCGCATGCTGACGGCCCCCATCCCGGCGACCGCGTACGCGCTGAAGAAGGCGGGGATGACGCTGGAGGACATCGACCTGGTCGAGATCAACGAGGCGTTCGCTTCCGTCGTCCTGGCCTGGCTGGCCGACACCGGCTGCGACCCGGACAAGGTCAACGTCAACGGCGGCGCCATCGCCCTGGGCCACCCCCTGGGCGCCACCGGCGCCCGGCTGATGACGAGCCTCCTCCACGAACTCGAACGCACCGGAGGCCGCTACGGTCTCCAGACCATGTGTGAGGGCGGCGGCCAGGCGAACGTCACCATCGTCGAACGCCTCTGA
- a CDS encoding DUF1266 domain-containing protein: MGIPTQGTAGNAASWTPPTDVERALFEAKSRGDWDGYLRVLLGAGAFAYARREKVKKLTTTWLPYQAADGREYFAVYTRGELLPRRPDVVACDISLPLAPEEWWGEELRGLLVNPGTPTEAFFPDARRKRRHWKALKKDVPDRGHDDDALVTRYDGPLHGPLAHGLACGTHLAVHNQVVWNEVGDVYKDFREDTEILRDSWGTTDRVEWTGQLTYLLEGRNSPAEPEFALWVREQLVRQQPGAHTDPQVWQQVAAGTLQERGAPRETAEVVEGLIRQIVRYESRFRADGLLPPDGYVTSALGYDYGRAVNYARWGVGARFAEPAEAEQAIVRAGELCQETYTSWEDFSAGYILGRALRFDEESFGHMYSSALSPHRILTTDPGSPWRHLPFQATGPGGPGGLGDGMAG; encoded by the coding sequence ATGGGGATACCGACACAGGGGACGGCCGGGAACGCGGCGAGCTGGACGCCGCCGACCGACGTGGAGCGGGCACTGTTCGAGGCCAAGTCACGGGGCGACTGGGACGGCTACCTGCGAGTGCTGCTGGGCGCGGGAGCGTTCGCGTACGCGCGCCGGGAGAAGGTCAAGAAGCTCACCACCACCTGGCTGCCGTACCAGGCCGCCGACGGGCGCGAGTACTTCGCCGTCTACACGCGCGGCGAACTGCTGCCGCGCCGCCCCGATGTCGTCGCCTGTGACATCAGCCTGCCGCTCGCCCCCGAGGAGTGGTGGGGCGAGGAGCTGCGCGGGCTGCTGGTGAACCCGGGCACGCCCACCGAGGCGTTCTTCCCCGACGCACGGCGCAAGCGGCGGCACTGGAAGGCGCTCAAGAAGGACGTGCCCGACCGGGGCCACGACGACGACGCGCTGGTCACCCGGTACGACGGCCCGCTGCACGGCCCCCTCGCGCACGGCCTGGCCTGCGGCACGCACCTGGCGGTGCACAACCAGGTGGTGTGGAACGAGGTCGGCGACGTCTACAAGGACTTCCGCGAGGACACCGAGATCCTGCGCGACTCGTGGGGCACCACCGACCGCGTGGAGTGGACGGGTCAGCTGACGTATCTGCTGGAGGGCCGCAACAGCCCCGCGGAGCCGGAGTTCGCGCTGTGGGTGCGCGAGCAGCTGGTACGGCAGCAGCCGGGCGCGCACACCGACCCGCAGGTCTGGCAGCAGGTCGCGGCCGGCACGCTCCAGGAGCGCGGCGCCCCGCGGGAGACCGCGGAGGTGGTGGAGGGCCTCATCCGTCAGATCGTCCGCTACGAGTCCCGCTTCCGCGCAGACGGCCTCCTGCCGCCGGACGGCTATGTGACCTCGGCGCTCGGCTACGACTACGGCCGGGCGGTCAACTACGCGCGATGGGGCGTCGGCGCCCGCTTCGCCGAGCCCGCCGAGGCCGAACAGGCCATCGTCCGCGCCGGTGAGCTGTGCCAGGAGACCTACACCTCCTGGGAGGACTTCTCGGCGGGCTACATCCTCGGCCGCGCCCTCCGCTTCGACGAGGAGTCCTTCGGCCACATGTACTCCTCCGCCCTCTCCCCGCACCGCATTCTCACCACGGATCCGGGCAGCCCCTGGCGCCACCTTCCGTTCCAGGCCACCGGGCCCGGGGGGCCTGGCGGTCTCGGCGACGGTATGGCCGGTTAG
- a CDS encoding TetR/AcrR family transcriptional regulator, whose translation MVPPKTSRSTPPTPKKAPAGTDRRAELLATAAEVFAELGYNATTVRTIADRAGMLAGSLYYHFDSKESMADDVLSAFLDDLWAGYRRVEEAELAPRPTFEGLVAESFAQMERHRPAVVIYQKEARRLAAQERFGYLTDSQQRFQKLWTRTLERGVADGSFRADLDIPLAYRFVRDTVWVAAVWYRPEGRKSAAQIAEQYTSMVLDGIATQQPPAPQPPSRQQPSAHVDPSPPKKT comes from the coding sequence ATGGTGCCCCCGAAGACGAGCCGGTCCACCCCGCCCACCCCGAAGAAGGCCCCGGCGGGCACGGACCGCCGCGCCGAGCTGCTGGCGACCGCCGCCGAGGTGTTCGCGGAGCTGGGCTACAACGCGACGACCGTCCGTACGATCGCCGACCGTGCGGGCATGCTGGCGGGCAGTCTCTATTACCACTTCGACTCCAAGGAGTCGATGGCGGACGACGTCCTCAGCGCCTTCCTGGACGACCTGTGGGCGGGCTACCGCCGCGTCGAGGAGGCGGAACTGGCGCCCCGGCCCACCTTCGAGGGGCTGGTCGCCGAGTCGTTCGCGCAGATGGAGCGGCACCGTCCCGCGGTCGTCATCTACCAGAAAGAGGCCCGCCGCCTGGCCGCCCAGGAGCGCTTCGGCTATCTCACCGACTCCCAGCAGCGCTTCCAGAAGCTGTGGACGCGGACGCTGGAGCGGGGTGTGGCCGACGGCAGTTTCCGTGCGGACCTCGACATCCCCCTCGCCTACCGGTTCGTGCGCGACACCGTGTGGGTGGCGGCGGTGTGGTACCGCCCGGAGGGGCGCAAGAGCGCGGCGCAGATCGCCGAGCAGTACACCTCGATGGTGCTGGACGGGATCGCGACCCAACAGCCGCCCGCGCCACAGCCGCCCTCGCGGCAGCAGCCCTCAGCACACGTGGATCCCTCACCACCAAAGAAGACGTGA
- a CDS encoding DinB family protein produces the protein MFLALEDDPRENGPSPGNERETLKEFLRCQRLTLEIKCSGLDAEQLARRAVEPSTMSLLGLVRHLAEVERSWFRRTMAGLDAPRLYRGLERPDGDFDGAVADPAVVEEAWATWRAEAAFTDRFIAEAPGLDVVGADKDDPVSLREVVVHLIEEYARHMGHADFLRELIDGRLGQ, from the coding sequence ATGTTCCTGGCGCTGGAGGACGACCCTCGGGAGAACGGGCCGAGTCCGGGGAACGAGCGCGAGACCCTGAAGGAGTTCCTGCGCTGCCAGCGCCTCACGCTGGAGATCAAATGCTCGGGCCTGGACGCGGAACAGCTCGCCCGGCGCGCCGTCGAGCCGTCCACGATGTCGCTGCTGGGTCTCGTCCGGCATCTGGCCGAGGTGGAGCGCAGCTGGTTCCGGCGCACGATGGCGGGCCTGGACGCGCCCAGGCTCTACCGCGGCCTTGAGCGGCCCGACGGCGACTTCGACGGCGCGGTCGCCGACCCCGCGGTCGTCGAGGAGGCGTGGGCGACGTGGCGCGCCGAGGCCGCCTTCACCGACCGCTTCATCGCCGAGGCCCCCGGACTCGATGTCGTCGGCGCGGACAAGGACGACCCGGTCTCGCTGCGCGAGGTGGTGGTGCACCTCATCGAGGAGTACGCGCGCCACATGGGCCACGCCGACTTCCTCCGCGAGCTGATCGACGGCCGCCTCGGGCAGTGA
- a CDS encoding CoA-transferase subunit beta — MTSTRTSPDTLAHAPTRAEICVVACAEAWRGDGEVLAATAGTVPALGARLARLTFSPDLLLTDGEALLLATPEDPESVEGWLPYRKHLSLAARGKRHMMMGASQLDRYGNQNISCIGDWARPERQLLGSRGAPSNTVNHPVSYWVPRHSTRVFVERVDVVSGVGHDRAVEAGPAATRFHGLRRVVTDLAVFDFAAPRHRMRLASVHPGVTVEQVRERTGFPLETTGEVPLTREPTPAELRLIREVLDPHGARDREVRA; from the coding sequence GTGACGAGCACGCGCACGAGCCCCGACACCCTCGCCCACGCCCCCACCCGCGCCGAGATCTGCGTCGTCGCCTGCGCCGAGGCCTGGCGCGGCGACGGGGAGGTGCTGGCGGCGACAGCGGGCACCGTTCCGGCGCTCGGGGCGCGGCTGGCGCGGCTGACGTTCAGCCCCGACCTGCTCCTGACGGACGGTGAGGCCCTGCTGCTGGCCACGCCCGAGGACCCGGAGAGCGTCGAGGGCTGGCTGCCGTACCGCAAGCACCTGTCGCTGGCGGCGCGCGGCAAGCGGCACATGATGATGGGTGCCAGTCAGCTGGACCGTTACGGCAACCAGAACATCTCCTGCATCGGCGACTGGGCACGCCCCGAGCGCCAGCTCCTCGGCTCGCGCGGCGCGCCCTCCAACACCGTCAACCACCCCGTCTCGTACTGGGTGCCCAGGCACTCCACCCGGGTCTTCGTCGAACGCGTGGACGTGGTCAGCGGCGTCGGCCACGACCGCGCCGTCGAGGCGGGCCCGGCCGCCACGCGCTTCCACGGGCTGCGGCGCGTGGTGACCGACCTGGCCGTGTTCGACTTCGCCGCGCCGCGGCACCGGATGCGGCTGGCGAGCGTGCATCCGGGCGTGACGGTGGAGCAGGTGCGCGAGCGCACCGGATTCCCGCTGGAAACCACCGGCGAGGTCCCCCTCACCCGCGAGCCCACCCCCGCCGAACTGCGGCTGATCCGCGAGGTGCTGGACCCGCACGGCGCCCGGGACCGCGAGGTCAGGGCGTGA
- a CDS encoding CoA transferase subunit A, translating into MDTTPKPPKPLTLDQFAARIESGSTLGIGGWGARRKPMALVRALLRTDVTDLTVISCGGPDVGLLAAAGRIRKLVAPFVTLDSVPLEPHFRTARQSGAFAFEEWDESMFLWGLTAAAHRLPFMPVRGGLGSDVPRHNPRLRTVTSPYEDGETLMAAPALRMDAALVHMNRADRRGNGQSLGPDPFFDDLFTEAADRAYVSCERLVDRFEGPPQTLLVQRQNVTGVLHTPHGAHFTACAPDYGRDEAFQRAYVRAAADPAAWREFEARFLAGDEAAYQRAVDDFATDLHGAPAAGLRDTPADRPGREESA; encoded by the coding sequence ATGGACACGACGCCGAAACCGCCGAAACCGCTGACACTCGATCAGTTCGCGGCCCGAATCGAGTCCGGGTCGACCCTCGGAATCGGCGGCTGGGGCGCGCGACGCAAGCCGATGGCGCTGGTCAGAGCGCTGCTGCGGACGGACGTCACGGATCTGACGGTGATCTCCTGCGGCGGCCCCGACGTCGGATTGCTGGCGGCGGCCGGACGGATCCGCAAGCTCGTCGCGCCCTTCGTGACGCTCGATTCGGTCCCGCTGGAGCCGCACTTCCGCACCGCACGCCAGTCCGGGGCCTTCGCGTTCGAGGAGTGGGACGAGTCGATGTTCCTGTGGGGGCTGACGGCCGCCGCGCACCGGCTGCCGTTCATGCCCGTACGCGGCGGCCTCGGCTCCGACGTACCGCGCCACAACCCCCGGCTGCGCACGGTCACCTCGCCCTACGAGGACGGCGAGACGCTGATGGCGGCGCCCGCGCTGCGGATGGATGCGGCCCTGGTCCACATGAACCGCGCCGACCGTCGCGGCAACGGGCAGTCGCTGGGGCCCGACCCCTTCTTCGACGACCTGTTCACCGAAGCGGCGGACCGCGCGTACGTGTCCTGCGAGCGGCTCGTGGACCGCTTCGAGGGGCCGCCACAGACCCTGCTGGTGCAGCGGCAGAACGTCACCGGCGTCCTGCACACCCCGCACGGCGCGCACTTCACCGCCTGCGCCCCCGACTACGGCCGCGACGAGGCGTTCCAGCGCGCCTACGTCCGGGCCGCGGCGGATCCCGCGGCCTGGCGGGAGTTCGAGGCCCGCTTCCTGGCCGGGGACGAGGCGGCCTACCAGCGGGCCGTCGACGACTTCGCAACGGACCTCCATGGCGCCCCCGCGGCCGGTCTCCGTGACACCCCCGCAGACCGCCCCGGACGAGAGGAGTCCGCGTGA
- a CDS encoding acyl-CoA dehydrogenase family protein, which produces MDLEFSAAEDAFRAEARAWLAAHVPAERLPSLETAEGFAAHRCWERELHDGGWSVVSWPREYGGRGATLTEWLIFEEEYYAAGAPGRVSQNGISLLAPTLFAHGSQEQRARVLPPMASGETIWAQAWSEPEAGSDLASLRSYGERTTREGGGWLVSGQKTWSSRAAFADRAFGLFRTDPALERHRGLSYLMFPLDAEGVTVRPIGRLDGKPAFAEIFLDRVFVPDADVIGEAGQGWRAAMSTAGNERGLTLRSPGRFTAAADRLTRLWRERGALGDTATGARVADAWIRARAYQLAGYAAASVGTGMRTEGGTGGGAGASPFVSSMNKVFWSELDIDLHETALDLLGPGADEITDEVAEDIAEDIAEKIAKEATDEVADGDSVVPSASAWLDGWIFAQAGPIYAGTNEIQRDIVAERVLGLPRGR; this is translated from the coding sequence GTGGACCTGGAATTCAGCGCGGCCGAGGACGCCTTCCGGGCCGAGGCCCGCGCCTGGCTGGCGGCCCACGTGCCCGCCGAACGGCTGCCCTCCCTGGAGACCGCCGAGGGCTTCGCCGCGCATCGGTGCTGGGAGCGCGAACTGCACGACGGCGGCTGGTCGGTGGTCTCCTGGCCCCGGGAGTACGGCGGACGTGGCGCCACCCTCACCGAGTGGCTCATCTTCGAGGAGGAGTACTACGCCGCGGGCGCCCCCGGCCGCGTCAGCCAGAACGGCATCAGCCTCCTGGCCCCCACCCTCTTCGCCCACGGCAGCCAGGAGCAACGGGCCCGCGTCCTGCCGCCCATGGCCTCGGGCGAGACGATCTGGGCGCAGGCGTGGTCGGAGCCCGAGGCGGGCTCCGACCTGGCGTCGCTGCGCTCCTACGGCGAACGGACCACCCGCGAGGGCGGGGGCTGGCTGGTGAGCGGCCAGAAGACCTGGTCCTCGCGCGCCGCCTTCGCCGACCGCGCGTTCGGGCTCTTCCGCACGGACCCGGCGCTGGAGCGGCACCGGGGGCTGAGCTATCTGATGTTCCCGCTCGACGCCGAAGGCGTCACGGTCCGCCCCATCGGCCGGCTGGACGGCAAGCCCGCGTTCGCCGAGATCTTCCTGGACCGCGTCTTCGTGCCGGACGCCGATGTGATCGGCGAGGCGGGGCAGGGCTGGCGCGCGGCGATGTCCACGGCGGGCAACGAACGGGGGCTGACGCTGCGTTCGCCGGGCCGCTTCACGGCCGCCGCCGACCGGCTGACCCGTCTGTGGCGGGAGCGGGGCGCCCTCGGTGACACGGCCACCGGGGCACGGGTGGCCGACGCGTGGATACGGGCCCGTGCCTATCAGCTCGCGGGGTACGCGGCGGCTTCGGTGGGGACGGGGATGAGGACGGAGGGGGGGACGGGGGGAGGGGCGGGGGCCTCGCCCTTCGTGTCGTCCATGAACAAGGTCTTCTGGTCCGAGCTGGACATCGACCTGCACGAGACCGCACTCGACCTGCTCGGACCCGGCGCCGACGAGATCACGGACGAGGTCGCGGAAGACATCGCGGAAGACATCGCGGAGAAGATCGCGAAGGAGGCCACGGACGAGGTCGCGGACGGCGACTCGGTGGTGCCGTCCGCGTCCGCCTGGCTGGACGGCTGGATCTTCGCCCAGGCGGGCCCCATCTACGCGGGCACCAACGAGATCCAGCGCGACATCGTCGCCGAGCGCGTGCTCGGCCTGCCGAGGGGACGCTGA
- a CDS encoding SDR family oxidoreductase, whose product MSSAQPPRCPPPHGLLTGRSVVVTAAAGSGIGGATARRALEEGAEGVVLGDTHERRLAEAERSLAQEFGAERVGAVRCDVTAEADVSALLAACAARHGRIDVLVNNAGLGGTAELTEMADEQWSRVLDVTLNGTFRCTRAGLRAMREQRGGGVIVNNASVVGWRAQRGQAHYAAAKAGVMALTRCAALEAADHGVRINAVSPSLAMHPHLAKVTTPELLAELTSREAFGRYAEPWEVANVIVFLASDYSSYMTGETVAVSSQHP is encoded by the coding sequence GTGAGCAGTGCGCAGCCGCCCCGGTGCCCTCCCCCGCACGGGCTGCTGACCGGGCGGTCCGTCGTCGTGACGGCCGCCGCCGGCAGCGGGATCGGCGGGGCGACCGCCCGGCGGGCGCTGGAGGAGGGGGCCGAGGGCGTGGTCCTCGGGGACACCCACGAGCGGCGGCTCGCCGAGGCCGAGCGGTCCCTCGCGCAGGAGTTCGGGGCCGAACGGGTCGGCGCGGTGCGCTGCGACGTGACCGCCGAGGCGGACGTGAGCGCGCTGCTGGCCGCCTGCGCGGCACGGCACGGCCGCATCGACGTCCTCGTCAACAACGCGGGCCTCGGCGGCACCGCCGAGCTCACGGAGATGGCCGACGAGCAGTGGAGCCGCGTGCTCGACGTGACGCTGAACGGCACGTTCCGCTGCACCCGCGCGGGCCTGCGCGCCATGCGGGAGCAGCGGGGCGGCGGCGTCATCGTCAACAACGCCTCCGTCGTCGGATGGCGCGCCCAGCGCGGCCAGGCGCACTACGCGGCGGCCAAGGCGGGCGTCATGGCGCTGACCCGCTGCGCCGCGCTGGAGGCGGCGGACCACGGCGTACGGATCAACGCGGTCTCGCCGTCGCTGGCCATGCACCCGCACCTGGCGAAGGTCACCACTCCCGAGCTGCTGGCGGAGCTGACCTCCCGCGAGGCGTTCGGCCGCTACGCGGAGCCGTGGGAGGTGGCGAACGTGATCGTGTTCCTGGCCAGCGACTACTCCTCGTACATGACGGGAGAGACGGTCGCGGTCAGCAGCCAGCACCCCTGA
- a CDS encoding SDR family oxidoreductase, which yields MNQGLARDRVVIVTGAGRGLGRAHALAFARAGARVLVNDLGVALDGEAGGETPAAQVADEIRLLGGEAAVSTDDIAEADGAARLVRTALDRFGRLDTLVNNAGFLRDRMLVNLGEDDWDAVIRVHLKGHFLPMKHAAAHWRAEAKAGRVPRARVVNTSSGAGLLGAVGQGNYAAAKAGIAALTLVSAAEFGRYGVQVNAVAPAARTRMTERTFAEDMAAPQDGGFDAMAPENVSPLVVYLGSDASEGVTGRVFEAEAGRVTVMDGWRRAAQADKGARWEPGELDGTVRDLLAKSPEPEPVYGAG from the coding sequence ATGAACCAAGGACTCGCCCGAGACCGCGTAGTCATCGTCACGGGTGCGGGGCGGGGCCTGGGGCGGGCGCACGCCCTCGCGTTCGCCCGCGCGGGCGCGCGCGTCCTCGTCAACGACCTGGGCGTCGCCCTGGACGGCGAGGCGGGCGGCGAAACCCCGGCAGCCCAGGTGGCGGACGAGATACGGCTGCTGGGAGGTGAGGCCGCCGTCTCCACCGACGACATCGCCGAAGCCGACGGCGCCGCCCGCCTCGTGCGCACCGCGCTCGACCGCTTCGGCCGGCTGGACACCCTCGTCAACAACGCGGGCTTTCTGCGCGACCGGATGCTCGTCAATCTCGGCGAGGACGACTGGGACGCCGTCATCCGGGTCCATCTCAAGGGCCACTTCCTGCCCATGAAGCATGCGGCGGCACACTGGCGTGCCGAGGCCAAGGCGGGCCGCGTGCCCCGGGCGCGCGTCGTCAACACCTCCTCGGGCGCGGGCCTGCTGGGCGCCGTCGGGCAGGGCAACTACGCGGCGGCCAAGGCGGGCATCGCCGCGCTGACCCTCGTCTCGGCCGCCGAGTTCGGCCGCTACGGCGTACAGGTCAACGCCGTCGCACCGGCGGCGCGCACCCGGATGACCGAGCGGACCTTCGCCGAGGACATGGCCGCGCCCCAGGACGGCGGCTTCGACGCCATGGCACCGGAGAACGTCTCGCCCCTGGTCGTCTACCTCGGCTCGGACGCCTCCGAGGGCGTCACCGGGCGCGTCTTCGAAGCGGAGGCGGGCCGCGTCACCGTCATGGACGGCTGGCGGCGCGCGGCGCAGGCCGACAAGGGCGCGCGCTGGGAGCCCGGGGAGCTGGACGGCACCGTCCGCGACCTGCTCGCCAAGTCGCCCGAGCCCGAACCGGTGTACGGCGCCGGGTGA